From a single Deltaproteobacteria bacterium genomic region:
- a CDS encoding polymer-forming cytoskeletal protein, translating to MAWFDRNVGGKKGQEEERPVVHEAPAAPVTAAPTPTPPPVQAQTPTPKPPEPAPTVAKDTPPRVPDPAPSLVAALHKGSRVSGQLIFQGAARIDGSVDGEIQCHGKLTIGEGAEVKAKISGQIVVVQGRVEGNVTAKEKVELLAPARLFGNISAPRLTITEGVVFDGDCSMGVGKPKSTVAGSQSASAEKAGAAQKVPAES from the coding sequence ATGGCATGGTTCGATCGCAATGTCGGCGGTAAAAAGGGTCAAGAGGAAGAGCGCCCGGTGGTGCACGAAGCACCGGCAGCGCCGGTGACAGCGGCTCCGACGCCAACGCCGCCGCCGGTGCAGGCACAAACACCGACGCCGAAGCCGCCCGAGCCTGCGCCAACGGTGGCGAAAGATACTCCGCCGCGGGTGCCCGACCCAGCACCGTCGCTGGTTGCGGCCTTACATAAAGGGAGCAGGGTTAGCGGTCAGCTGATTTTTCAAGGCGCGGCGCGTATCGACGGCAGCGTCGATGGCGAGATCCAGTGCCATGGTAAGCTGACCATCGGCGAAGGCGCCGAAGTTAAGGCCAAGATTTCTGGCCAAATCGTAGTTGTGCAGGGCCGGGTCGAAGGTAACGTCACGGCAAAAGAAAAAGTGGAGCTGCTTGCGCCGGCGCGCTTGTTCGGTAACATCAGTGCGCCGCGCTTGACGATTACAGAGGGCGTGGTTTTTGACGGCGACTGTTCGATGGGGGTAGGTAAGCCAAAGAGCACGGTTGCCGGGTCACAGAGCGCTAGCGCCGAGAAGGCGGGTGCGGCGCAGAAGGTACCAGCCGAGTCATAA
- a CDS encoding ATP synthase F0 subunit B has translation MIHLDISILYQVVLFVVLWMILSKLFFKPYISLLEERERKTTGAQLDSSDLEHDAAHLKAQYEERMAKAQASAYAAKDALLQDARQQREKILAQAREDAAKNLDQVRRDVVAALAQEKQLADAEVSRVAQDMVSKVLGRSVS, from the coding sequence ATGATTCATTTAGACATAAGCATCCTCTATCAGGTAGTGTTGTTCGTCGTCCTTTGGATGATCCTGAGCAAGCTATTCTTCAAGCCCTACATAAGTTTGCTGGAAGAGCGGGAACGCAAGACCACCGGCGCACAGCTTGATTCCTCCGACCTTGAACACGACGCTGCTCATTTAAAAGCCCAATACGAAGAGCGCATGGCCAAAGCGCAGGCGTCTGCCTATGCCGCCAAAGACGCGCTGCTTCAGGACGCGCGCCAGCAGCGCGAAAAAATTCTCGCCCAAGCCCGAGAAGATGCCGCGAAAAATCTCGACCAGGTGCGCCGCGACGTCGTCGCCGCACTGGCGCAGGAGAAGCAGCTCGCCGACGCGGAGGTTTCCCGCGTCGCCCAGGACATGGTGAGTAAGGTTCTGGGGAGGAGCGTGTCGTGA
- a CDS encoding ATP synthase F0 subunit B, with amino-acid sequence MSLLDLLAPAQAWAAGGAGHHPSIADLIWPLGNFLIYLFIIVKFALPLVRDFLRSRRQEVVETVQSASAKKQAAEALVSEYKGKIAGLDKEIQTLENTLRDEGQREKTKLVDEANAMATKIKDDARFLADQEVKMARQKVREEMANRAEASARELVQRNLSAADQGRLVDDFIQSIGQAR; translated from the coding sequence GTGAGCCTGTTGGACCTTCTCGCTCCCGCCCAGGCGTGGGCGGCAGGTGGCGCCGGTCATCATCCGTCGATCGCCGATCTCATCTGGCCGCTCGGCAACTTTCTCATTTACCTGTTCATCATCGTTAAATTCGCACTGCCGTTGGTGCGCGATTTTCTGCGCTCGCGCCGCCAGGAAGTGGTCGAGACGGTGCAATCCGCCTCCGCCAAAAAACAGGCCGCCGAAGCCCTAGTCAGCGAATACAAAGGCAAGATCGCCGGCCTCGACAAAGAAATCCAAACACTCGAAAACACTTTGCGTGACGAAGGTCAGCGCGAAAAGACCAAGCTTGTCGACGAAGCCAACGCGATGGCGACAAAAATTAAAGACGATGCGCGCTTTCTCGCCGACCAAGAAGTTAAGATGGCGCGGCAAAAAGTGCGCGAAGAGATGGCCAATCGCGCCGAAGCGAGCGCGCGCGAGTTGGTCCAGCGCAACCTCTCGGCGGCTGACCAGGGCCGTTTGGTGGACGACTTCATTCAAAGCATTGGACAGGCCCGATGA
- the atpH gene encoding ATP synthase F1 subunit delta, with protein sequence MIEGSLARRYSRALFQLANEARQEDGVGTEIEQFNAAYNSSELQQVLTNPAFGVDVRKKILSQVMQSQQFSSLTVRFLSLLLERDRLAHLGGIVSCYRRLLNQAKGRVEAKVVSASALDDGMVERVRTQLRGISGKEVVLQQEVDPNLLGGLLVELEGKVYDGSVRTQLEKMKQRIARA encoded by the coding sequence ATGATCGAAGGCAGCCTAGCGAGACGTTATTCCCGCGCGCTTTTCCAGCTGGCCAACGAGGCCCGTCAGGAAGACGGCGTCGGCACGGAGATCGAGCAGTTCAATGCGGCCTATAACAGCTCTGAGCTGCAGCAAGTTCTAACCAACCCGGCCTTCGGCGTCGATGTCCGCAAAAAAATTCTCAGCCAAGTGATGCAGTCGCAGCAGTTTTCGTCGTTGACCGTGCGCTTTCTGTCGCTGCTTTTGGAACGCGATCGGCTGGCGCATCTGGGCGGCATCGTTAGCTGCTATCGTCGATTGTTGAATCAAGCCAAGGGGCGTGTCGAAGCCAAGGTGGTCAGTGCCAGCGCCCTCGATGACGGTATGGTCGAGCGCGTGCGCACGCAGCTGCGGGGCATATCCGGCAAGGAAGTCGTGCTGCAGCAGGAGGTCGATCCTAACCTGCTGGGCGGCCTGCTGGTCGAGTTGGAAGGCAAAGTTTACGACGGCAGCGTGCGCACCCAATTGGAAAAGATGAAGCAGCGCATCGCCCGCGCCTAG
- a CDS encoding F0F1 ATP synthase subunit alpha: MEIGTAEISRIIKEQIRDYEKTVEIQEVGTVLSTGDGIARVHGLDKVAAGELLEFPHGIFGIALNLEEDNVGAALFGETHMIREGDTVKRTGRIAEVPVGKALVGRVVDALGGPIDGRGPIDTNERRRIELKAPGIVARQPVKEPLQTGLKAIDGMIPIGRGQRELIIGDRQTGKTAVAVDAIINQKGGNVICIYVAIGQKRSTVAQVVDKLRESGAMDYTIVVAATASDSAPLQFIAPYSGCTIGEFFRDNGGHALVIYDDLSKHAVAYRQLSLLLRRPPGREAYPGDVFYLHSRLLERAAKMSADRGGGSLTALPIIETQAGDVSAYIPTNVISITDGQIFLESDLFYSGVRPAINVGISVSRVGGNAQIKAMKQVAGTLRLELAQYREMAAFAQFGSDLDAATQKQLNRGARLVELLKQGQYQPQRVEQQIVIIYAGTNGFVDDLPVTSLKRYEQELFSFIESRHKDVFDDILKKRELDGDLRGKLNKVLEEFKGIFKA, from the coding sequence ATGGAGATCGGAACAGCGGAAATCAGCCGGATCATAAAAGAACAGATCCGCGACTACGAAAAGACGGTTGAAATCCAAGAAGTCGGCACCGTGCTCTCCACCGGCGACGGTATTGCCCGCGTGCATGGCTTGGACAAAGTCGCCGCCGGTGAGCTGCTCGAATTTCCCCATGGGATCTTCGGCATCGCGCTGAACTTGGAAGAAGACAACGTCGGCGCCGCGCTGTTCGGCGAAACCCATATGATCCGCGAAGGCGACACGGTGAAGCGCACCGGCCGCATCGCGGAAGTGCCGGTCGGCAAAGCCTTGGTTGGCCGCGTGGTCGACGCCCTCGGCGGGCCGATTGACGGCCGCGGTCCGATCGATACCAACGAGCGCCGCCGTATCGAATTGAAAGCGCCGGGCATCGTTGCGCGCCAGCCGGTGAAAGAGCCGCTGCAAACCGGCCTCAAAGCTATCGACGGCATGATCCCGATCGGCCGCGGCCAGCGCGAGCTGATCATCGGCGACCGCCAGACCGGGAAAACCGCCGTAGCCGTCGATGCCATCATTAATCAAAAGGGCGGCAACGTTATCTGCATCTACGTCGCCATCGGCCAGAAGCGTTCCACCGTCGCGCAGGTCGTCGACAAGCTCAGAGAGTCCGGCGCCATGGACTACACCATCGTCGTTGCCGCGACGGCATCGGACTCCGCGCCCTTACAATTTATTGCACCCTATTCGGGCTGCACCATCGGCGAGTTTTTCCGCGACAACGGCGGCCACGCATTGGTGATCTACGACGATCTTTCCAAACACGCCGTGGCCTATCGGCAATTGTCCTTGCTCCTGCGCCGGCCGCCGGGACGTGAAGCGTATCCCGGTGACGTTTTTTATCTGCATTCGCGCCTGCTCGAGCGCGCCGCGAAAATGAGCGCCGATCGCGGCGGCGGTTCGCTGACCGCGTTGCCGATCATTGAAACCCAAGCGGGCGACGTGTCGGCTTACATTCCGACCAACGTCATTTCGATCACCGACGGACAGATCTTTTTGGAAAGCGATCTTTTCTATTCTGGCGTGCGCCCGGCGATCAACGTCGGTATTTCGGTGTCGCGCGTCGGCGGCAACGCGCAAATCAAAGCGATGAAGCAAGTTGCCGGAACCCTGCGTTTGGAATTGGCCCAATACCGCGAAATGGCCGCCTTCGCCCAGTTCGGTTCCGACCTGGATGCGGCGACGCAGAAGCAGTTGAACCGCGGCGCGCGCCTGGTCGAATTGTTGAAGCAGGGCCAATATCAGCCGCAGCGGGTCGAGCAACAGATCGTCATCATCTACGCCGGCACCAACGGCTTTGTCGACGATTTGCCGGTGACATCGCTGAAAAGATACGAGCAAGAGCTGTTCTCGTTCATCGAGTCGCGGCACAAAGACGTCTTCGACGATATTTTGAAAAAGCGCGAGCTCGACGGCGACCTGCGCGGCAAGCTGAACAAAGTTTTGGAAGAGTTCAAAGGGATATTCAAAGCCTAG
- the atpG gene encoding ATP synthase F1 subunit gamma translates to MATLKAIRKRISSVKNTQQITKAMKMVSAAKLRRAQEAAVQARPYAEKMTELLKNVSTRVSSSAHPLLTSREEKKVQLVLFTSDRGLCGGYNTNMIRAAEAFVRQHSGDKEIELTLVGRKGADHFRRRGAKIADRYGDILYKAPDELASEIAQKLIDRFISGDADAVYIVYSRFRSALSQVPTLEKLLPVSLTQASEAEAAQQTEYVYEPGVEQLLASLLPRVTGVAVQRALLEATASEHGARMTAMESASGNAAKMIGSLTLQMNRARQASITRELLEIVGTAEALK, encoded by the coding sequence ATGGCCACACTCAAAGCCATAAGAAAACGGATCAGCTCGGTAAAGAACACCCAGCAGATCACCAAGGCCATGAAAATGGTCTCGGCGGCCAAGCTGCGGCGCGCCCAGGAGGCCGCCGTGCAAGCGCGGCCCTATGCCGAGAAGATGACCGAGCTGTTGAAAAACGTTTCGACGCGGGTTTCCAGCAGCGCCCATCCGCTGCTCACCAGCCGTGAGGAGAAAAAAGTTCAGCTGGTGCTCTTTACCTCGGATCGCGGCCTGTGCGGCGGCTACAATACAAACATGATCCGTGCCGCCGAAGCGTTTGTACGCCAGCACTCGGGCGACAAAGAGATCGAGTTGACCTTGGTCGGCCGCAAGGGCGCCGATCACTTCCGCCGCCGCGGCGCCAAGATTGCCGATCGCTACGGCGACATTCTTTACAAGGCGCCCGATGAGTTGGCGAGTGAAATCGCCCAAAAGTTAATTGATCGATTCATCAGCGGCGACGCTGACGCGGTTTACATTGTCTATAGCCGCTTCCGTTCGGCGTTATCGCAGGTGCCGACGTTGGAAAAGCTGTTGCCGGTGTCGTTAACGCAAGCTAGCGAAGCGGAAGCGGCGCAGCAGACCGAATATGTTTATGAGCCAGGTGTTGAACAGTTGCTAGCGAGTCTTTTACCCCGGGTCACCGGTGTGGCGGTGCAACGGGCGCTCTTGGAAGCGACCGCCAGCGAACATGGCGCGCGCATGACCGCCATGGAGTCAGCATCGGGCAATGCGGCCAAGATGATCGGCTCGTTGACGCTGCAAATGAACCGCGCGCGCCAAGCCTCGATCACGCGCGAGCTGTTGGAAATCGTCGGCACGGCGGAAGCATTAAAATAA
- the atpD gene encoding F0F1 ATP synthase subunit beta has protein sequence MSMGKLTQVLGAVVDVEFSDGALPPIYNALKITNPAISDEEWNLVIEVAQHLGENTVRGVAMDTTEGLVRGMDVMDTGAGISVPVGEGTLGRIINVIGEPVDEAGTIKATKLSPIHRAAPEFVDQETKVQALETGIKVVDLLAPYARGGKVGLFGGAGVGKTVILMELINNIAQKHGGYSVFGGVGERTREGNDLWLEMKESGVINKTSLVYGQMNEPPGARARVALTALTLAEYFRDDEGRDVLLFLDNIFRFTQANSEVSTLLGRMPSAVGYQPTLSTDLGELQERITTTRKGSITSVQAIYVPADDLTDPAPATTFAHLDATTVLSRQIAELGIYPAVDPLDSTSRILDPLVVGEEHYAVARSVQLILQRYKDLQDIIAILGMDELSEDDKLTVARARKVQRFLSQPFHVAEQFTGTPGEYVELKDTIRAFKEIVDGKHDDIPEQAFYMVGTIEQVAEKAKKMAAA, from the coding sequence ATGAGCATGGGTAAACTCACCCAGGTTTTGGGTGCGGTCGTCGACGTTGAGTTCTCCGACGGCGCGCTGCCGCCAATTTATAATGCGCTTAAGATCACCAACCCCGCCATCAGCGATGAGGAATGGAATCTAGTTATCGAAGTGGCGCAACATTTGGGTGAGAACACCGTGCGCGGCGTCGCCATGGATACCACCGAAGGTCTGGTGCGCGGTATGGACGTGATGGATACCGGCGCCGGTATCAGCGTGCCGGTGGGTGAAGGAACCCTCGGCCGAATTATCAACGTCATCGGCGAACCGGTGGACGAAGCCGGTACGATCAAGGCGACCAAGCTCTCGCCGATTCACCGCGCCGCGCCTGAGTTTGTCGATCAAGAAACCAAAGTCCAAGCGCTCGAAACCGGCATTAAAGTCGTCGATTTGCTCGCTCCCTACGCCCGCGGCGGTAAGGTCGGCCTGTTCGGCGGTGCCGGCGTCGGCAAAACCGTTATTTTGATGGAGTTGATCAATAACATCGCCCAGAAGCACGGCGGTTATTCGGTCTTCGGCGGTGTCGGCGAACGGACCCGCGAAGGCAACGATCTCTGGCTGGAAATGAAGGAGTCGGGGGTTATCAACAAAACCTCGCTGGTTTACGGCCAAATGAATGAGCCGCCCGGAGCGCGCGCCCGCGTCGCTTTGACCGCCTTGACCCTCGCGGAATATTTTCGCGACGACGAAGGGCGCGACGTGCTGCTGTTCTTGGACAACATTTTCCGTTTCACCCAGGCGAACTCGGAAGTCTCGACCCTGCTCGGCCGCATGCCCTCCGCCGTCGGCTATCAACCGACCTTGTCGACCGACTTGGGCGAGTTGCAAGAACGCATCACCACCACGCGTAAAGGTTCGATCACTTCGGTGCAAGCGATTTACGTCCCGGCGGACGACTTGACCGACCCAGCGCCGGCGACGACTTTCGCCCATTTGGACGCCACCACCGTTTTGTCGCGTCAGATCGCCGAGCTGGGTATCTACCCGGCGGTGGATCCGCTCGATTCCACCTCGCGTATTCTCGATCCACTGGTAGTCGGCGAGGAACATTACGCGGTCGCCCGCTCGGTGCAGTTGATCCTGCAGCGCTATAAAGACTTGCAGGACATCATCGCGATTCTCGGCATGGACGAATTATCCGAAGACGACAAGTTGACTGTCGCGCGCGCCCGCAAGGTGCAGCGCTTCCTGTCGCAGCCGTTCCACGTCGCCGAGCAGTTTACCGGCACACCCGGGGAATATGTCGAATTGAAGGACACCATCCGCGCCTTCAAAGAAATTGTCGACGGCAAACACGACGATATTCCGGAACAGGCATTTTACATGGTTGGCACCATCGAGCAGGTGGCTGAGAAGGCCAAGAAGATGGCGGCGGCGTAA
- a CDS encoding F0F1 ATP synthase subunit epsilon: MADKIRLRVVTPSRMLLDEEVDEVTGPGELGEFGVLPNHIAFLTNLVPGEMTYLQGGTRHVLSVSGGYAEVLDNVMTVLSPAAEFATEIDTARAQRAKERAEKRMGEVSWEDAEFAGLEEAQRRANARLQVATRQARR; encoded by the coding sequence ATGGCAGACAAAATCAGACTGAGAGTGGTGACGCCTAGCCGAATGCTCCTCGACGAGGAGGTCGACGAAGTCACTGGGCCGGGCGAGTTGGGTGAGTTCGGCGTGTTGCCGAACCACATTGCGTTTCTGACCAACTTGGTCCCCGGCGAGATGACTTATCTGCAGGGCGGCACACGTCATGTGCTGTCGGTCAGCGGCGGCTATGCCGAGGTGCTCGACAACGTGATGACCGTTTTGTCGCCTGCGGCCGAGTTCGCCACCGAGATTGACACCGCCCGTGCGCAGCGCGCCAAGGAGCGCGCCGAGAAACGCATGGGCGAGGTGAGCTGGGAAGACGCCGAGTTTGCGGGACTCGAAGAAGCGCAGCGCCGGGCCAACGCGCGGCTGCAGGTTGCTACCCGTCAAGCGAGAAGATAA
- a CDS encoding cupin domain-containing protein, producing MAEAAKQEPVITMWSKEFTYDRWMKSKGIPIHKGYFIPDLRTIELEWWEERGAKSAFIQLLGQEGVSASRVTEVPPGKSLPPVKFALDEIIYVLTGRGLTTVWANDNRPKKNFEYQEHSMFLVPRNHWHVFSNMTGDKPLRLFHYSYMPMAMSALPEPDMYFNNPYEPKITADQGDFYSEAKMVQAKDADEGLGMRAFWYGNFFPDMRAWNKLDANERRGAGGKSVFMQFPNSELTAHMSVFAPKTYKKAHRHGPGRAIIIPAGEGYSIMWEEGKEKIVCPWHECSMITPPDKWFHQHFNAGGDMARYLALHPPMQFHGHAEKVEDRAKDQIEYPNEDPFIRKKFEDELGKRGIKSEMPAECYSNPEYEWSKAMGKQ from the coding sequence ATGGCCGAAGCAGCAAAACAAGAACCCGTCATTACTATGTGGAGTAAGGAATTTACCTACGACCGCTGGATGAAATCGAAGGGCATTCCGATCCACAAGGGTTATTTCATTCCCGATCTGCGCACCATCGAGTTGGAATGGTGGGAAGAACGCGGCGCCAAATCCGCGTTCATTCAGCTGCTGGGCCAAGAGGGTGTCAGCGCCTCGCGCGTCACCGAAGTGCCGCCGGGGAAATCGTTGCCGCCGGTAAAGTTTGCCCTCGACGAGATCATCTATGTCTTAACCGGCCGCGGTTTAACCACGGTTTGGGCCAACGACAACAGACCGAAAAAGAATTTCGAATACCAGGAACATTCGATGTTCTTGGTGCCGCGCAATCACTGGCACGTCTTCAGCAACATGACCGGCGATAAGCCGCTGCGGCTGTTTCATTACAGCTACATGCCGATGGCGATGTCTGCGCTTCCCGAGCCAGACATGTATTTCAACAACCCCTACGAACCGAAAATCACCGCCGATCAAGGCGACTTCTATTCGGAAGCGAAGATGGTTCAAGCGAAAGACGCCGACGAAGGCTTGGGCATGCGCGCCTTCTGGTACGGCAATTTCTTCCCCGACATGCGCGCCTGGAACAAGCTCGACGCCAACGAGCGGCGCGGCGCCGGCGGCAAGAGCGTGTTCATGCAGTTCCCCAATTCTGAATTGACCGCCCACATGTCGGTGTTCGCGCCGAAGACTTATAAAAAGGCGCACCGTCACGGCCCCGGCCGCGCCATCATCATCCCCGCCGGCGAAGGCTATTCGATCATGTGGGAAGAGGGCAAAGAAAAGATCGTCTGCCCGTGGCACGAGTGCAGCATGATCACCCCGCCGGATAAATGGTTCCATCAACATTTTAACGCCGGCGGCGACATGGCACGCTACTTGGCGCTCCATCCGCCGATGCAGTTCCACGGCCATGCGGAAAAAGTCGAAGACCGGGCCAAAGATCAGATCGAGTACCCGAACGAAGATCCGTTCATTCGCAAGAAGTTCGAAGACGAGTTGGGCAAGCGCGGCATCAAGAGCGAAATGCCGGCCGAATGCTACAGCAATCCAGAGTACGAGTGGTCGAAGGCGATGGGCAAACAATAG
- a CDS encoding recombinase, whose amino-acid sequence MHDDIYDHDHPDNFIIKEDEIVTDIEGLEMFSLKSVGIDIGSSTSHLIFSLITLRREGASLSGKFRVTNREVLYRSPIMLTPYLSPTKIDTDKVNAFIQNAYKEAGLTPEDVDTGAVIITGEALKKENAQPIVENFAKYSGKFICAAAGHNHEALLAAYGCGAVDLSKSEHKTVLNVDMGGGTTKFSLVEDGVVTQTASISIGARLIAFDEKDKITRVEDPGGTMMKELGHAVAVGQTISDKMKEDFGAYMAKILFETIEQGPTSPMAKSLMVTAPFVNYTGFKQVQHLVFSGGVSEHVYDHDPKSYGDIGPVLGRNVRDYLKKLPKDVLREPVEGIRATVIGAGEYTIQASGNTSYVSNEKALPVHGLKVIQAPVREGESVAAALRQSLRKFDLEHFTAGLALSLTVAGVPDYQSVRRIAEGIAEILKDADDAKCPLYLTLDLDIAKSLGGMLKDELKVSRDIIAVDGIEVGDLDYIDIGECLGITEVIPVTVKSLMFPTSSSD is encoded by the coding sequence ATGCACGACGATATTTACGATCACGACCATCCGGATAATTTTATTATCAAAGAAGATGAGATCGTCACCGACATCGAAGGCTTGGAGATGTTCTCGCTTAAAAGCGTGGGCATTGACATCGGCTCTTCGACGTCGCACTTGATCTTTTCTTTGATCACCCTGCGGCGCGAAGGCGCGTCGCTGTCGGGCAAATTCCGGGTGACCAATCGCGAGGTGCTCTATCGCTCGCCGATCATGCTGACGCCCTATCTGTCGCCGACCAAGATCGACACCGACAAGGTCAACGCTTTTATTCAGAACGCCTACAAGGAAGCCGGTTTGACGCCGGAAGACGTCGACACCGGCGCGGTCATCATCACCGGCGAAGCGTTAAAAAAAGAGAACGCCCAGCCGATCGTCGAGAACTTCGCCAAGTACTCGGGCAAGTTCATCTGCGCTGCCGCAGGCCATAATCACGAAGCGCTGCTCGCCGCTTATGGCTGCGGCGCCGTCGATCTGTCGAAGTCGGAACACAAAACCGTGCTCAACGTCGACATGGGTGGCGGGACGACGAAGTTCTCGCTCGTGGAAGACGGGGTGGTGACACAGACCGCGTCGATCAGCATCGGCGCGCGCCTGATCGCCTTCGACGAGAAAGATAAGATCACCCGCGTCGAAGACCCCGGCGGCACGATGATGAAAGAGCTTGGCCATGCGGTTGCGGTCGGTCAGACAATTTCCGATAAAATGAAAGAAGACTTCGGCGCCTACATGGCGAAGATTCTTTTCGAGACTATCGAGCAGGGGCCGACTTCACCAATGGCGAAATCGTTGATGGTCACGGCGCCGTTTGTCAATTACACCGGCTTCAAACAAGTGCAGCACCTGGTCTTCTCAGGTGGCGTGTCGGAGCATGTCTACGATCACGATCCCAAATCCTACGGCGACATTGGCCCAGTGCTCGGCCGCAACGTGCGCGATTATCTGAAAAAACTGCCCAAAGACGTCCTGCGCGAACCGGTGGAAGGCATCCGCGCCACCGTCATCGGCGCCGGTGAATACACCATCCAAGCGAGCGGCAACACCAGCTATGTGTCCAATGAGAAGGCTCTGCCGGTGCATGGTTTGAAAGTCATTCAAGCGCCGGTGCGCGAGGGCGAGTCGGTGGCGGCCGCGCTGCGGCAATCGCTGCGCAAGTTCGACCTGGAACACTTCACTGCCGGCCTTGCGCTGTCGCTCACGGTCGCCGGCGTGCCCGACTATCAATCGGTGCGGCGCATCGCCGAAGGCATTGCCGAGATTCTGAAAGACGCCGACGATGCCAAGTGCCCGCTCTATCTGACGTTGGATCTCGACATCGCCAAATCTCTTGGCGGCATGTTGAAGGATGAGTTGAAAGTCAGCCGCGACATCATCGCCGTCGACGGCATCGAAGTCGGTGACTTGGATTATATCGACATCGGCGAATGTCTCGGCATCACCGAAGTTATTCCGGTCACCGTCAAGTCGCTGATGTTCCCGACCTCAAGCAGCGACTAA
- a CDS encoding DMT family transporter — protein MAEYYSLQAALLFSIAHIFVRRGLVGSNALTGSVISLGTSAVLFCTMALLWVPIAQHWRPELGYFIAGGFFAPAIGQTLGYIGMERIGVARASPIVNTSPLFSSILAVLLLGEIWVQQNIAGTLLVILGVVILSSSSAAKEQWHKKDLIFPILAALAFGISTTLRKTGLTTVPVPLLAAAVTVGTAFFVVLGIVRLRGGFQKLNFTKTSSAWMFAGAIVNSGAILSFFSALSVGSIVRVEPLVACNPLLTMIWASIFLRQIETLSSRSVLGGLVTVAGTVLVVMVK, from the coding sequence ATGGCCGAATACTATTCCCTTCAAGCCGCGCTGCTTTTTTCCATCGCGCACATTTTCGTGCGCCGCGGCCTGGTCGGTTCCAATGCCCTGACCGGTTCCGTTATTTCCCTTGGCACCAGCGCAGTGCTTTTCTGCACGATGGCTTTGTTGTGGGTACCGATCGCGCAGCATTGGAGGCCGGAGCTGGGCTATTTCATCGCCGGCGGCTTCTTTGCGCCGGCCATCGGGCAGACGCTCGGTTATATCGGCATGGAGCGCATCGGCGTCGCGCGCGCCTCGCCGATTGTCAATACGTCACCGCTCTTCTCATCGATCTTGGCGGTTTTGCTCCTCGGTGAAATCTGGGTGCAGCAGAACATCGCCGGCACACTGCTGGTGATTCTGGGCGTGGTTATCTTGTCATCGAGCAGCGCAGCCAAAGAGCAATGGCACAAGAAGGATTTGATCTTTCCGATCCTTGCCGCTTTGGCGTTTGGCATTTCTACGACGCTGCGCAAAACCGGATTGACCACGGTGCCGGTGCCGCTGTTGGCGGCGGCGGTGACGGTGGGCACGGCGTTTTTCGTCGTGCTCGGCATCGTCCGGCTGCGCGGCGGCTTCCAAAAACTAAATTTCACCAAGACCAGCAGCGCCTGGATGTTCGCCGGCGCCATCGTCAACTCCGGCGCGATCCTGTCGTTTTTTTCCGCGTTAAGCGTCGGCAGCATCGTGCGGGTGGAGCCGCTGGTGGCTTGCAATCCGCTGCTGACGATGATCTGGGCGTCGATTTTCTTGCGCCAAATCGAAACTCTGTCGAGCCGAAGTGTGCTCGGCGGCTTAGTCACCGTGGCCGGCACGGTACTGGTAGTGATGGTCAAGTAG
- a CDS encoding DMT family transporter, with protein sequence MTGAFISLSMSAVVLWCALPFFVPLSALADPAILIFVAAGIFAPGIGRTLSYVGIERIGVARSVPIVNSSPIFASVFAVIFLAEAWVLQNIVGTLLVIGGIVILSMAKPAQGEWRKIDIIYPLIGAVAFGISTTLRKAGLGYINIPLLAAAMTAGAGALFSLALLKYQGGSKAFKLTRNSAAWLFPAGAFNTAAMLSVFFALSHGKVVIVEPLVSSNPVLTLTLTAIFLRDVESISLRVIIGSALTVTGTILVVLVK encoded by the coding sequence ATGACCGGCGCGTTCATCTCGCTGTCCATGAGCGCCGTCGTGCTCTGGTGCGCGCTGCCGTTTTTCGTGCCGCTTTCGGCACTGGCCGATCCCGCCATATTGATCTTTGTTGCGGCGGGAATTTTTGCACCGGGTATCGGCCGGACTTTGAGCTATGTCGGTATCGAAAGAATCGGCGTGGCGCGCTCGGTGCCGATTGTTAACTCCTCGCCGATCTTCGCATCGGTTTTTGCGGTGATCTTTCTCGCCGAAGCCTGGGTGCTACAAAATATCGTCGGCACCCTGCTGGTGATCGGCGGCATTGTGATACTTTCCATGGCCAAGCCGGCCCAAGGCGAATGGCGCAAGATCGATATCATCTATCCTTTGATCGGCGCGGTCGCGTTCGGCATCTCCACGACGCTGCGTAAGGCCGGGCTCGGTTACATCAATATCCCGCTGCTCGCCGCGGCGATGACGGCGGGTGCCGGCGCGCTGTTCTCGTTGGCGTTGCTCAAGTATCAAGGCGGCAGCAAGGCTTTTAAACTCACGCGCAATAGCGCCGCCTGGCTGTTTCCCGCGGGAGCTTTTAATACCGCGGCGATGCTGTCGGTATTCTTCGCCTTGAGCCACGGCAAAGTCGTCATCGTCGAGCCGCTGGTAAGCTCCAATCCGGTGTTGACGCTGACGCTGACGGCAATTTTCCTACGCGACGTCGAGTCGATCTCGCTGCGGGTCATCATCGGTTCCGCGCTGACGGTGACCGGGACGATCTTGGTGGTGCTGGTGAAATGA